Proteins found in one Exiguobacterium sp. 9-2 genomic segment:
- a CDS encoding RluA family pseudouridine synthase yields MNGFQLQQTVTDIEDGWRVSHFCTTRLGISRKMLVSIKNHGDITRNGHHVNVHDVLCAGDRVHVFFPEETPAPDMVATEGELDILFEDDWLLVVNKPPGMASIPSRLHPEHSLSNYVLGYYRKQGIPYAIHIVNRLDRDTSGLVLFAKHGLAHHRMSLMQRSNELERHYLAYAPGHVPVQTINQPIGQTDHSFMERMVRPDGQRAITHILNSRRVQALDREFSLLDIRLETGRTHQIRVHLAFLGHPLIGDTMYQGEPLLPRQALHSASATFLHPATGERVRFEAPLPEDLRLE; encoded by the coding sequence ATGAATGGATTTCAGCTACAACAGACGGTTACTGATATCGAGGATGGCTGGCGCGTCAGTCATTTTTGTACGACCCGTCTAGGTATCTCACGAAAAATGTTAGTATCAATCAAAAATCATGGAGATATCACGCGGAACGGTCATCATGTCAACGTCCACGACGTCTTGTGCGCGGGTGACCGTGTCCACGTCTTCTTCCCGGAAGAAACACCAGCACCGGACATGGTAGCGACAGAAGGGGAACTCGATATTTTGTTTGAAGATGATTGGTTACTCGTCGTCAATAAACCACCGGGGATGGCATCGATTCCGTCACGATTGCATCCGGAACACTCATTGTCGAATTATGTTCTTGGTTATTATCGAAAACAAGGAATTCCGTATGCGATCCATATCGTCAATCGACTCGATCGAGACACGAGTGGTCTCGTCTTATTCGCAAAACACGGACTTGCCCACCACCGGATGAGTCTCATGCAACGATCGAACGAATTAGAGCGGCATTATTTAGCCTATGCACCCGGACATGTGCCGGTACAAACGATTAATCAACCAATCGGTCAAACCGATCATTCCTTCATGGAACGAATGGTACGACCGGATGGTCAACGGGCCATTACGCATATTTTAAATAGTCGACGGGTCCAAGCCTTGGATCGAGAGTTTTCCTTACTGGATATTCGACTAGAGACGGGACGGACGCACCAAATTCGTGTCCATCTTGCCTTTTTAGGACATCCTTTGATTGGAGATACGATGTATCAGGGTGAACCATTGCTCCCGCGTCAAGCACTCCATAGCGCATCAGCGACGTTCCTTCACCCTGCGACAGGAGAACGTGTCCGATTTGAAGCGCCGCTTCCCGAAGATCTTCGATTAGAATAA
- the brnQ gene encoding branched-chain amino acid transport system II carrier protein, which produces MFKTKDTFALGFMIFALFFGAGNLIFPPELGALAGKQFLPAILGFIVTGVGLPLLGLLAVASIGGGIKTLAAPLPRFVGAALTFALYVAIGPFFGIPRTSVVTYELGVVPFLGAPSQMTLVLSSSLFFIATLYLVLRPGKLLEIIGRFITPLLLIALAALSISSIVSPLSSVASPSKAYETTGQAFIQGFLQGYLTLDALGALVFGVVVLHTLKSRGVHERTAQFKVVTRAGTIAAVALTLVYIGLGMIGRNTFAAIGKVDGPTLLQHYANTAFGSIGLAVLGLAILLACLTTSVGLVTAFAEYMMTLSTRVTLKTASIFTTVLGLTVSIVGLQTLLSIAVPVLMFLYPIVIVLIALTFMRHLFRRKSVVYQFTLGVTIFFSLCSALNQLSFFPGNLKTFYQSLPLVDQSLEWLFPTLIAFGLSSWFGHVSTPSVIQKRAS; this is translated from the coding sequence ATGTTTAAGACAAAAGATACGTTCGCTTTAGGATTTATGATCTTCGCATTATTTTTCGGTGCGGGTAACCTAATCTTCCCACCAGAACTCGGCGCCCTTGCAGGTAAACAATTCCTCCCAGCCATCCTCGGCTTTATCGTGACAGGTGTGGGTCTTCCGTTGCTCGGCTTACTTGCTGTCGCATCCATCGGAGGCGGTATCAAAACGCTTGCTGCTCCTCTCCCTCGTTTTGTAGGTGCTGCCTTGACGTTTGCTCTCTACGTTGCCATTGGACCTTTCTTCGGAATCCCTCGGACATCGGTTGTCACGTATGAGCTCGGTGTTGTACCATTTCTCGGTGCGCCTTCACAAATGACATTAGTTCTCTCATCAAGTCTCTTTTTCATTGCTACGCTTTACCTCGTATTGCGTCCTGGTAAATTACTTGAAATCATCGGACGTTTCATCACACCTTTATTGCTGATTGCACTTGCTGCGTTAAGCATCAGTAGCATCGTCTCACCACTTTCAAGTGTCGCTTCACCAAGCAAAGCCTATGAGACGACAGGTCAAGCATTCATCCAAGGTTTTCTTCAAGGATACTTAACGCTTGATGCACTCGGCGCCTTAGTCTTCGGTGTCGTGGTACTTCATACATTAAAAAGTCGAGGCGTTCATGAACGAACAGCACAATTTAAAGTCGTCACTCGTGCTGGAACGATTGCTGCAGTTGCTTTGACTCTCGTCTATATCGGACTCGGAATGATCGGACGTAATACATTTGCCGCAATCGGAAAAGTCGATGGTCCGACCCTTCTTCAGCATTATGCGAATACAGCATTCGGTTCAATTGGTTTAGCTGTACTTGGTCTTGCGATCCTACTTGCCTGCTTGACGACTTCAGTTGGTCTCGTCACTGCATTTGCAGAATATATGATGACTCTTTCAACACGTGTCACATTAAAAACAGCAAGTATCTTCACCACTGTTCTTGGTCTCACGGTATCTATTGTCGGATTACAGACATTGTTATCAATCGCTGTTCCCGTGTTGATGTTCCTTTATCCAATCGTCATCGTCTTAATCGCATTAACGTTCATGCGTCATCTGTTCCGTCGTAAGTCGGTCGTTTATCAGTTCACTCTTGGAGTAACGATTTTCTTCTCACTTTGTAGTGCGTTAAACCAACTTTCTTTTTTCCCGGGAAATCTCAAAACCTTCTATCAATCACTTCCTTTAGTGGATCAAAGTTTAGAATGGTTATTTCCGACACTTATCGCCTTTGGTCTCAGTTCATGGTTTGGACACGTTTCCACCCCTTCCGTCATACAAAAACGCGCTAGCTAG
- a CDS encoding phosphatase PAP2 family protein yields the protein MRGARAAWVGASIAVVLFVIIAVSIRMTGYFLFDAQLSSYMSQHVPGDYVSWFTQLGSGPGAMTMTVLLGVVSYVLWRDRIASIWYVLMAISVGALNQVVKFAFVRERPSLNELVGGVGYSFPSGHSAMAFAVYVGFLVVAFRHLKTTGKVIVSVLTIGLFLAMGASRIILNVHYFSDVIGGYCFAAILLCSSYAFIVSRRKKGVS from the coding sequence ATGCGGGGGGCAAGAGCGGCGTGGGTGGGTGCATCCATCGCTGTCGTCTTGTTCGTGATCATCGCCGTCTCGATTCGAATGACGGGCTATTTTTTATTTGACGCTCAATTATCGTCGTACATGTCTCAACATGTTCCAGGGGACTATGTCTCTTGGTTCACTCAACTAGGCTCTGGTCCTGGGGCGATGACAATGACGGTGTTACTTGGAGTAGTGAGTTATGTCTTATGGCGAGATCGTATCGCAAGTATTTGGTATGTATTGATGGCGATCTCTGTAGGAGCGTTGAATCAAGTCGTCAAATTTGCCTTCGTACGAGAACGTCCTTCATTGAATGAGTTAGTTGGTGGTGTTGGCTATAGTTTTCCAAGTGGTCATTCCGCGATGGCATTCGCTGTATATGTAGGATTTCTTGTCGTCGCTTTCCGGCATTTAAAAACGACTGGCAAAGTAATCGTATCGGTGTTGACGATTGGGTTATTTCTTGCCATGGGAGCTTCCCGCATCATTTTAAACGTTCATTATTTTTCAGACGTCATCGGTGGTTATTGTTTTGCAGCGATTCTTTTATGTAGCTCCTATGCATTCATCGTCTCCCGCAGAAAAAAAGGAGTGTCTTAA
- a CDS encoding conserved virulence factor C family protein: MKIVAIEPTPSPNNMKVIVDEVFSEKGQTFEHAFGAPEHIQRLLEIPGVKFVYQVSDFLSIERYPKYDWRSLVIDIRRAFGETLNDVEQHETDAEYEPVHLFVQFILGVPMQIKGVKGLEEKREGLPERFREAALFVQPFVQNVISDRRWVEQAPRYGDLDESLREVANEIEIAYPVERIERLKSLAAGEDIAFSGQAIRSSDWKERFAALDELPVEMEWVPAYARLLQDEKMQIRRQAIVKLGMFEEHREELLEYLTSALHDPSGIVRRTAGDTISDWAMPEAEPMMMEALTDKNKLVRWRAARFLFDVGTEQSIPRLREASRDREYEVALQAELALTRIESGEEALGTVWQQMNRMIDESS, translated from the coding sequence ATGAAAATCGTAGCGATTGAACCAACACCAAGTCCAAATAACATGAAAGTCATCGTTGATGAGGTCTTTTCGGAAAAGGGGCAGACATTCGAGCATGCCTTTGGCGCACCGGAACACATTCAGCGATTACTTGAAATACCTGGCGTTAAGTTTGTTTATCAGGTCAGTGACTTTTTATCGATCGAGCGTTATCCGAAATATGATTGGCGTTCGCTTGTCATCGATATACGACGTGCGTTCGGTGAAACGTTAAATGACGTTGAACAGCACGAGACAGATGCTGAGTATGAGCCAGTCCATTTATTTGTACAGTTCATTTTAGGCGTACCAATGCAAATCAAAGGTGTGAAAGGATTAGAAGAAAAACGAGAAGGGTTGCCAGAACGATTCCGAGAAGCAGCGCTATTCGTCCAACCATTCGTTCAGAATGTCATTAGCGATCGACGCTGGGTGGAACAAGCACCTCGATACGGTGACCTTGACGAAAGTTTGCGTGAAGTAGCGAATGAGATTGAGATCGCATATCCAGTCGAACGTATCGAACGTCTCAAGTCGCTTGCAGCAGGGGAAGATATCGCCTTTAGTGGTCAAGCTATTCGTTCGTCTGATTGGAAAGAACGATTTGCGGCGCTTGATGAACTGCCTGTTGAAATGGAATGGGTTCCGGCGTATGCACGATTATTACAGGATGAAAAAATGCAAATTCGTCGTCAAGCAATCGTAAAGCTTGGGATGTTCGAAGAACATCGGGAAGAATTATTAGAGTATCTGACAAGTGCACTCCATGATCCATCAGGTATCGTACGACGAACAGCAGGTGATACGATTTCGGATTGGGCGATGCCAGAGGCTGAACCAATGATGATGGAGGCTTTGACGGATAAAAATAAACTAGTACGTTGGCGGGCTGCTCGATTCCTGTTCGATGTTGGAACAGAACAGTCGATTCCAAGACTGCGTGAAGCGAGCCGAGACCGAGAATATGAAGTCGCTTTACAGGCGGAACTCGCCTTGACTCGAATCGAAAGTGGGGAAGAAGCACTAGGGACGGTCTGGCAACAAATGAATCGAATGATAGATGAAAGTTCATGA
- a CDS encoding DegV family protein, producing MDKIAWITDSMAFFEPGEAEKIGVHVIPTLLILNGESYREYVDISIEQLNQKMQDDSKISPTTSQPSFGDFVTLYEQLLEDGYDYGYAIHITSGLSGTYSSSVAAAEAVGFPLYAIDSYTGAANQQELVRIAQRLVAAGNDPKEVMSTLETFKHKSHFYLIIGNMETMRRSGRVSGSQFLLANMLNIKPIVQFNEEGQLVPFKKVRSIKKAFKEMVTEITSKVTAQGVYDRTLYIGHTLAHTAAEELKRLIVTEHPEINVRITQFGPSILAHAGAETVGVFWFDDISLPTT from the coding sequence ATGGATAAGATTGCTTGGATTACCGACAGCATGGCTTTTTTCGAGCCAGGAGAGGCTGAAAAAATCGGAGTCCATGTGATACCGACATTACTCATCTTGAACGGGGAGTCTTACCGGGAGTATGTCGATATCTCGATTGAACAATTGAATCAAAAAATGCAGGACGATTCGAAAATCTCACCTACGACTTCGCAACCGTCTTTTGGTGACTTCGTAACTCTATACGAACAGTTACTCGAAGACGGTTATGATTACGGATATGCGATTCACATCACGAGTGGCTTAAGTGGTACCTACTCCAGTTCGGTCGCTGCAGCTGAGGCTGTCGGTTTCCCGCTGTATGCGATTGATTCATACACGGGTGCTGCCAATCAACAAGAACTTGTCCGGATCGCACAGCGACTAGTAGCTGCTGGTAACGATCCAAAGGAAGTCATGTCGACACTTGAAACGTTTAAACACAAATCGCATTTTTATCTGATTATTGGAAATATGGAGACGATGCGACGTAGTGGTCGAGTTTCAGGAAGTCAATTTTTATTAGCGAATATGCTCAACATCAAGCCGATCGTTCAATTTAATGAAGAAGGACAGCTTGTTCCTTTCAAGAAGGTACGCTCGATCAAAAAAGCATTTAAGGAAATGGTAACCGAGATCACTTCTAAAGTGACAGCACAAGGAGTCTACGATCGAACACTATATATCGGTCATACGCTCGCTCATACTGCTGCTGAAGAATTAAAACGTTTGATTGTAACGGAACATCCTGAAATCAACGTTCGTATCACGCAATTCGGTCCTTCCATCTTGGCACATGCTGGTGCTGAGACGGTCGGCGTGTTCTGGTTCGACGACATTTCTCTACCTACAACTTGA
- a CDS encoding GNAT family N-acetyltransferase — translation MWGLRKPFPELRTERFVLRELENRDARELFKILSDDEVMYYYGSDPLVTVYEAKNVISYFKEQFTQGKAIRWAIADAETNQLIGTIGFHNWLSQYHRAEIGFEVSQEYWQRGVASEAARAVLTYGFEEFALHRISALVAPENLASNALVQKLGFQAEGLLEDYAYSHGRFMNLTMYRMLASEWKG, via the coding sequence ATGTGGGGCTTGCGAAAGCCATTCCCGGAATTGCGAACCGAGCGCTTCGTATTACGTGAGCTCGAAAACCGTGACGCACGTGAATTGTTTAAAATCCTATCAGATGATGAAGTCATGTACTATTACGGATCAGATCCGCTTGTGACAGTCTATGAAGCAAAAAATGTCATCAGTTACTTCAAGGAACAGTTTACACAAGGTAAAGCGATTCGCTGGGCAATTGCTGATGCAGAAACGAATCAATTGATCGGTACGATTGGTTTTCATAACTGGCTCTCCCAATACCATCGAGCTGAAATTGGCTTTGAAGTCAGTCAAGAGTATTGGCAACGCGGAGTGGCTTCCGAAGCGGCTCGAGCTGTTCTGACTTACGGATTTGAGGAATTCGCTCTCCATCGCATCAGTGCTCTCGTAGCACCTGAGAATCTTGCTTCCAATGCATTGGTGCAAAAATTAGGGTTTCAAGCAGAAGGATTATTAGAAGATTATGCATATAGTCATGGTCGTTTCATGAACTTGACGATGTACCGTATGCTCGCATCTGAGTGGAAGGGATGA
- a CDS encoding phosphatidylglycerophosphatase A family protein: protein MKKTHSKEVKQAAIDKLHEREVTIHAIAEIVYQMQAPYTVDLTVETCVSSVERVLEKRELQHAILVGAELDILAEKGLLSEPLLSIIQSDEGLFGVDETIAIGAVNTYGSIAVTTFGYLDKAKVGIIKELDTKLGDGKVNTFMDDIVAAIAANASGRLAHRLRDKEDYSAEELEERKGTY from the coding sequence ATGAAGAAAACACATTCAAAAGAGGTCAAACAAGCAGCAATTGACAAGTTACATGAACGCGAGGTGACGATTCATGCGATTGCTGAGATCGTTTACCAAATGCAAGCACCATACACAGTGGATCTGACAGTAGAAACATGTGTCAGTTCGGTTGAACGAGTTCTTGAAAAGCGTGAATTACAACATGCGATCCTTGTCGGGGCAGAATTAGATATTCTTGCTGAAAAAGGATTATTATCAGAACCACTCTTGTCCATCATCCAAAGCGATGAAGGATTATTTGGCGTAGATGAAACGATCGCGATTGGTGCTGTCAATACGTACGGTTCTATCGCTGTTACGACATTCGGATATTTGGATAAGGCGAAGGTTGGGATCATCAAAGAACTGGATACGAAGCTCGGAGACGGAAAAGTCAATACGTTCATGGACGATATCGTTGCAGCCATCGCAGCAAATGCATCAGGGCGTTTGGCGCATCGTTTGCGGGATAAGGAAGATTATTCAGCAGAAGAATTAGAAGAACGTAAGGGGACATACTAA
- a CDS encoding BsuPI-related putative proteinase inhibitor — MKRLVFILLLLTVCLAGCQEKKQQATKTMNEPIQIAVKTTKQDSMMQLDISLTNPNDHSVNVTYPSSQRFQAQLIDAKQHVTYDFEKEQVFTQAIEKDTFTKRETKQYTVELPISSLGDSKEVRVSTIRQFKGANAKQTTDHQMIDSK, encoded by the coding sequence ATGAAACGTCTCGTTTTCATTCTGTTGCTGCTTACTGTTTGTTTAGCAGGTTGCCAAGAAAAGAAACAACAGGCAACAAAAACCATGAACGAACCGATTCAGATTGCAGTCAAAACGACAAAGCAAGACAGTATGATGCAATTAGACATTTCCTTAACGAATCCAAATGATCACAGTGTAAACGTGACATATCCTTCCTCGCAACGATTTCAGGCTCAATTGATTGATGCGAAACAACACGTAACGTATGATTTTGAGAAAGAGCAAGTATTCACGCAAGCGATTGAGAAGGATACGTTCACTAAACGCGAAACGAAACAGTACACGGTTGAATTACCGATCTCCTCTTTAGGTGATAGCAAGGAAGTTCGCGTATCGACAATCCGCCAGTTCAAAGGAGCAAATGCAAAACAAACGACGGATCACCAAATGATTGATTCAAAATGA
- a CDS encoding YjcG family protein, whose product MNIGVVLFPSKRVQDFANSYRKRYDSKYSLITPHITLRERMGVDETELDHIVTELNRIASETKPVNLHIQGARSFHPTNNVLFLKVMPSDELEQLHRALHTGPLAHNPKYDFLPHITIGQELSDVELFDVLERLKMEDIRFQEDVTKMALLYELENGAWSVYETFRFTGQ is encoded by the coding sequence ATGAACATCGGGGTTGTATTGTTTCCATCGAAACGCGTTCAAGATTTTGCCAATTCATACCGAAAGAGATATGACTCGAAGTATTCACTGATCACACCGCACATCACGTTACGGGAGCGGATGGGAGTCGATGAGACAGAATTAGATCACATCGTGACAGAGTTAAATCGAATCGCGTCCGAAACGAAACCGGTCAATCTGCACATCCAAGGAGCACGGTCGTTCCATCCGACGAACAATGTCTTGTTCCTTAAAGTAATGCCATCGGATGAGTTAGAACAATTACATCGCGCCTTGCATACAGGACCACTCGCACATAATCCGAAATACGATTTCTTGCCACATATCACGATTGGTCAAGAACTGTCGGATGTCGAATTGTTCGATGTACTAGAACGTCTCAAGATGGAAGATATCCGTTTCCAAGAAGATGTTACGAAAATGGCTTTATTGTATGAACTGGAAAATGGAGCTTGGAGTGTCTACGAGACATTCCGCTTTACAGGTCAATGA
- a CDS encoding alpha/beta fold hydrolase, producing the protein MEKQTLVLLHGFTGGTDYFNRVEAKLRHSFEVLPLSLPGHEGLDVGPDTIEGFAEWVMDDLERRGVEKPIIVGHSFGGYITAAIVERYAEQISGYGLVYSTAKADDEQAKQKRNQNITRVEEVGVREFVNGLVPSLFAEGADEFAVAEALEIGYMMTVEGAIRALSAMRDRRDMTKALTKANVKGVIIHGTKDPLISEESAFAPTNDHLIHRSTDSGHMGMLETPDAFVAIIEEAFK; encoded by the coding sequence ATGGAAAAACAAACACTTGTACTCCTACATGGATTTACAGGAGGGACAGATTATTTTAATCGGGTAGAGGCAAAATTACGACATTCTTTTGAAGTTTTACCGTTGAGTTTACCAGGACATGAAGGACTGGATGTTGGACCTGATACGATTGAGGGATTCGCAGAATGGGTCATGGATGATCTAGAGCGACGTGGTGTTGAAAAGCCAATCATCGTTGGTCACTCTTTTGGCGGGTACATCACGGCTGCAATCGTGGAAAGGTATGCCGAACAAATCAGTGGATATGGTCTCGTTTACTCAACGGCGAAAGCAGATGATGAACAAGCGAAACAAAAACGAAATCAAAATATCACGCGCGTCGAAGAAGTTGGTGTAAGAGAATTTGTCAATGGTCTTGTTCCGTCCTTATTTGCGGAAGGAGCCGATGAATTCGCTGTTGCTGAAGCACTTGAAATTGGGTATATGATGACCGTCGAAGGAGCCATCCGTGCACTCTCTGCGATGCGAGATCGTCGGGATATGACGAAAGCTTTAACGAAAGCAAACGTAAAAGGTGTCATCATTCATGGTACGAAGGATCCATTGATCTCAGAGGAAAGTGCGTTTGCACCAACAAATGATCATCTCATACATCGGTCAACAGACAGTGGACACATGGGGATGCTTGAGACACCGGATGCCTTCGTTGCAATTATCGAAGAAGCATTCAAGTAA
- the fabI gene encoding enoyl-ACP reductase FabI, which yields MNIYPSLEGKTYVVMGVINQRSIAWGIARALDAAGASLAFTYVGERFKAPLEKLGQELSRPASYYTCDVTSDEEIEQVFQTIHADHGKISGIAHSIAFADKEALRGEFSGVTREQFAQALDISAYSLTAVVKAAKDFFTEDASVITLTYLGGEKMVPNYNVMGVAKAALDASVRYLAAEYGQQGVRVNAISAGPIRTVSAKGVGDFNSILDSIEERAPLHRNVTTEQIGQSGLFLLSQMSSGVTGEILHVDSGFHIL from the coding sequence ATGAATATTTATCCTTCACTCGAAGGCAAGACGTACGTCGTCATGGGCGTCATCAACCAACGTTCGATTGCATGGGGCATCGCACGTGCACTCGACGCTGCTGGAGCAAGCCTCGCATTTACATATGTCGGGGAACGTTTCAAAGCACCACTTGAAAAATTAGGACAGGAATTATCACGTCCGGCTTCTTATTATACGTGTGATGTCACGAGTGATGAAGAAATCGAACAGGTCTTCCAGACGATCCATGCGGATCACGGTAAGATTTCAGGAATCGCTCACTCAATCGCATTCGCGGATAAAGAAGCACTTCGTGGTGAATTTTCTGGTGTGACACGTGAACAGTTCGCGCAAGCACTTGATATCTCTGCCTACAGTCTGACGGCAGTCGTCAAGGCAGCGAAAGACTTCTTTACAGAAGACGCATCTGTCATCACATTGACGTACCTTGGTGGTGAGAAGATGGTTCCGAACTACAACGTCATGGGTGTTGCGAAAGCAGCATTAGATGCTAGCGTTCGTTATCTCGCTGCTGAATACGGACAGCAAGGTGTTCGTGTCAATGCGATCTCTGCTGGTCCGATCCGGACAGTTTCAGCAAAAGGTGTTGGCGATTTCAACTCAATCCTTGATAGCATCGAAGAACGCGCGCCACTTCACCGTAACGTTACGACGGAACAAATCGGTCAGAGTGGATTATTCTTACTTTCGCAAATGTCGAGTGGTGTAACAGGAGAAATCCTTCACGTCGATAGTGGATTCCACATTCTGTAA
- a CDS encoding NAD kinase, producing MRFAITARDDERSHALKQQLEQALTERGCVLDVSQPEIVVSIGGDGTMLQAFHSYLDQVETITLVGIHTGHLGFYADWRPEEMDELIDHIAKQDLATVEYPLLELSIDYADGSHNQLLALNECTIKSFNQTLVCDLSIRGDYFETFRGDGLCVSTPSGSTAYNKALGGAIVHPALEAIQITEMASINNRVYRTIGSPMLLPKHHDVEIRPVNPIDFQMTYDHYASIVHQNVTSIRCRVSDKKVKFARFRSFPFWQRVRESFLADERR from the coding sequence ATGCGTTTTGCAATCACGGCTCGTGATGATGAGCGTTCTCATGCGCTAAAACAACAACTCGAGCAGGCGTTGACGGAGCGGGGATGTGTGCTTGATGTCAGTCAACCGGAAATCGTCGTTTCAATCGGGGGGGACGGGACAATGTTACAAGCGTTCCATTCGTATCTCGATCAAGTAGAGACGATTACCCTTGTAGGGATTCATACAGGGCACCTTGGTTTTTATGCGGATTGGCGTCCTGAAGAGATGGATGAGTTGATTGATCATATCGCGAAGCAGGATTTAGCGACGGTCGAATACCCGCTGCTTGAACTATCAATTGACTATGCGGATGGCTCGCATAATCAACTGCTTGCTTTGAACGAGTGTACGATCAAAAGTTTCAATCAAACACTCGTCTGCGATTTATCGATTCGAGGCGACTATTTCGAAACGTTTCGAGGTGACGGGTTATGTGTATCGACACCCTCTGGTTCGACAGCGTACAATAAAGCACTCGGCGGTGCGATCGTCCACCCGGCACTCGAAGCGATCCAAATCACAGAAATGGCTTCGATCAATAATCGTGTTTACCGGACGATCGGCTCACCGATGTTGTTACCGAAACATCATGATGTCGAAATTCGTCCCGTCAATCCGATTGATTTTCAGATGACCTATGACCACTATGCTTCGATTGTCCATCAAAATGTGACATCGATCCGGTGTCGGGTATCAGATAAAAAAGTGAAATTTGCTCGTTTTCGTTCTTTCCCGTTTTGGCAACGGGTGCGGGAATCTTTCCTAGCAGACGAAAGACGTTGA
- a CDS encoding FtsW/RodA/SpoVE family cell cycle protein, with the protein MNRFKSFTQRYDHTLLFLLACLMVISVIAIYTAQPSLKGAISAINFSAKQIQWYVIGFMALSVVIFIDYEQLKRFHWFLYGAGILSLIGLVVLRNTPVVTEIKGAYGWYQFPVIGTVQPAEFMKFFLIVSLAAVITEHNARYVQHERDFLLLVKMVAVTALPLGLIIIQPDLGIGLILCVILACAMLLSGLNWKWLLTMFALFAGSVIIFFYLFYFHNDLLATFFPGHAMNRIMAWLQPFEYADDLSYQLVQAINATGSGQMFGVGYGKLQVFVPELHTDFIFTTIASHYGFIGAAIVLIVLFLFVYRLIQIALETADPFGTYIVTGYVAMFTFQIFQNIGMTIGVLPITGLPLPFISYGGSTMIVNLVGLGLIMAIASQSRISMFDED; encoded by the coding sequence ATGAATCGATTCAAATCATTTACACAACGTTATGATCATACGTTGTTGTTTTTACTCGCCTGTCTGATGGTCATCAGCGTCATCGCCATCTACACGGCCCAACCTTCGCTTAAAGGCGCCATCAGTGCCATCAACTTCTCCGCCAAACAAATTCAGTGGTATGTCATCGGTTTCATGGCGTTATCCGTCGTCATTTTCATCGATTATGAACAGTTGAAGCGATTCCACTGGTTTTTATACGGAGCTGGTATCCTGTCATTGATTGGTCTTGTTGTTCTTCGAAACACTCCAGTCGTTACTGAAATCAAAGGGGCATACGGGTGGTATCAATTCCCGGTCATTGGTACAGTTCAACCGGCTGAGTTCATGAAATTCTTTTTGATTGTTTCGCTGGCAGCTGTCATCACCGAGCACAATGCCCGTTATGTTCAACACGAACGCGACTTCTTATTGCTCGTTAAAATGGTTGCTGTCACGGCTTTGCCACTTGGTCTCATTATCATCCAACCCGATTTAGGGATCGGTTTGATCTTATGTGTCATTCTTGCATGTGCCATGTTGTTATCTGGACTGAACTGGAAATGGCTCTTGACGATGTTTGCCCTGTTCGCAGGTTCTGTCATCATCTTCTTTTACCTGTTTTATTTCCACAACGACTTACTCGCAACGTTTTTCCCAGGTCACGCGATGAACCGGATCATGGCTTGGTTGCAACCTTTTGAATATGCGGATGATCTCTCGTATCAGCTCGTCCAAGCAATCAATGCAACAGGTTCTGGTCAAATGTTTGGGGTTGGATACGGAAAACTGCAGGTATTCGTTCCGGAACTGCATACGGACTTCATCTTTACGACGATTGCCTCCCACTATGGTTTCATCGGGGCTGCCATCGTATTGATCGTCTTATTCCTATTCGTCTATCGCTTAATTCAAATTGCTCTTGAGACGGCAGATCCATTTGGTACCTATATCGTGACAGGATATGTCGCCATGTTCACGTTCCAAATCTTCCAGAACATCGGAATGACGATCGGTGTCTTACCGATCACAGGTCTTCCCCTACCATTCATCAGTTATGGTGGATCAACGATGATCGTAAACCTCGTCGGTCTAGGATTAATTATGGCAATCGCTTCTCAGTCTCGGATTTCCATGTTTGATGAAGATTAA